The sequence below is a genomic window from Lolium perenne isolate Kyuss_39 chromosome 4, Kyuss_2.0, whole genome shotgun sequence.
acaacgcggagacttgaacctcccttagctagtcctccgctGCGGCCTTCATGTTATTCCCTTCATCTGACTACATCCTGGACCAAAATGTCACTTGATGCTAACACAGACCAGAGCTTcgtgccgctccctccagaaccaatcgaccgaaataaaagcatgggtgcgcacgactgaATACCactgatccagcaaactccacgcaaaaaagcactgttacatttgcCAGCGGCGCCTTCCAGAACTCAACACCCCAGCCAGATcgataggaccgccgcctttattcaggtcgggcccTCACGCCGGTGACCATCGCAGGCTGGCACAgctgccgccggagacaccaagcGCAGACCGCGTTGTCCGGAGACACCGCACACGCCCTGGGCAACGCAGCAGCCGAACGCCAGCCCTCCACCGGCGATATCAGCCGTCGTCGGCTTCCATGCCTCTCCACCTCACCGCCGGTACGCGGTGACAGATCGAAAAGACCCGACACCACCATCCGCAGACCGGCCATCTCTAGCGAAGAAGAGGGTcgcctccaccgtcgaacccaaggctgctgccccgggtgaCCTCGTGCCGCGGGAGAAACCCGAGATCATCACCACGCACCAGCGAGAGCCGGAGGGGATGGCGCAgatcgccgcccaccaccagccaccaccgGTGTGGCACCGACGGGAGGTGGGGGAGCCGCAGCACGGATCAagtctggccgccgccgcctagcCATCCGCGTCCGACCGCCGCCGCCCAGCCATCCACACGTGAGTCGGGGGGCCGCCGCTGCAGCGTCGAGGGAAGACCCCGACTGCCATCATCTGCGCGCCACGAGGAAAGGccaccgccgccacgccccgcggTCTTTGACCGGCGGCGCcaccggtggcggcggcgggaggcggtTAGGGTTTCGGGAGGGAGGGGGTTTCGGGAGGGAGGATACAGTACTACTGAAGTGGTCAAGATTCCATATTAATcttcaatttaatagtaaagatgagTAGACCAAATGGATCTAAGCTTGGAGTCGTCACATTTTGACTTTCGTATCTGTACTGGGTCATATGAGTAGATGTGCTACACTATGTACTACTACGTAGCAAGTTTTCCTGCTCTTTCACTCCCCAACACCATAGCCCTAACGGTGCACATGAGACATATTAAGTATTGTGTACAGTATATGAATTTGGTATTATGAACGCTCATATTTTACAATTTTGAATACAGTTCGTCAAACTCATCTGCATAAGATTTATTAGGGAAGAAGCACAGGCGATGCATTATTGCTGGCTGGCCGAACAAGATTGACGGATATCTGGACGAGTGAATTATTAGACTTTGGTGACAGTGCACGAAAAATCCACAGCCCGTGTCTGGGGTGATAACCGAGTCGACGCTCTCTGCCGTACTACTGTACGTGCTCAAGTTCTCCACTCCGATGTGACCCCTACCGTATCTGCTCTCAGGTGATAACCGTCTGAGCTCGCTGTTATTTGATTTTCTCTCCGGTGGGTTGGATGAGTAAACTGTAGGTGTTGTATTATCAAATGTGTATAATGTTTGTCGTGTGCATTATGAGTTAATGAAATTTTGTTCACCTGATGAACTTGAAAGCGTGGATCTCACACGCCTCATGGTGCGCATGTTCCCGAGATCGCTACGCATGGTTTATCAGAGAGGCTCTGCATTAGCGTACCTGCTCAAGTTCTCCACTCCGACGTGACCCCTACCGTACATGCTCAAGTTATCCACTACAATGTGACCCCTGCCATATCTGCTCTGCCCGAGAGGAGAGGATACATTTATGGCCCATTGTGCAGATGATGTACTAATGTTCTTGCTCGTGTTTGCGCGTGTGTTTGACCATTTCCTGACCGTAGTAGTAGTGGTAAGGATCCGATGCGAATTAGCATGAGAATTTTACCAATCGAATGGTCACCTTTTGTAGTATTGTATGTTTTTTCGCATACCCATGACCACCATGAGTATTTCTGAAAGCTTCATACATAATTTGCTAAATTACATTCTGAACCAGTACTAGTGGTCACCATAGAATAGAGACACATACACTTTTATTTCTACATAATTACAACTCGAGGGAAAGAATCCTACGGTACAACTCGTAGCTCACGTACCCGTCTTTTGCTGCATACTCGAGGTGCATCGGGGGAGAGTGGCTTAGTCTCCCATCAGTTTTGCTTGTCAGGTGAGAACTTTGTCTTCATGTTGTTGTAGGACCCGTCGATGATGGCCTCTGCTAGATTAGCCATTCCTACCCGGATCTTGAATATATCTTGGATGTCGACGTGGTACAGCTCTGGAATATGCATCTTGGCACGGACAAGCATGACATTGTCGTTCCTAGTGTCAACGCTCGTGAAAGTAATACCCTTGCGCTAAAAAAAATTGTTCAGAGATGGACAATGTTTGAAGGAAGTGCTGTAGTGGTACACGATAAATTGAAGGGGTTAATATTCAACAAAACTAGTTAAAAGAACAAGAAGTGCAAAATTAGGAGAGACTACTGGCACTGGTTAATCACGTTACCTGTCTTctaaacaaaacacaaactaTATATATAGTCCGTGTGGAGAGGTCCATATCTAGGATTGTAATTAAGCTGCAAAATAACAAATCTAACAATTATGGCCCACACGTCAATGCTTATGTGGCATCCATGCTAACAAATTGATATGCAGAAGTTTCAAATAATTTAGAACATCCGTTTAGTTTTTTAGCATGTAGATGCGATCTAAGATTTATTAGTTTTCTTAAATTCAGGCGAATTTGATGAAATTTTTAAAATTTCCTTAAAAGTTTAAAAAATATAGTAGCTGAAAATTACAACATACATAATATGGGAAATTTTGATATAATATATAAAAGTAAATGCAGTGTTACAAGATAAATTGAAGGGGTTAACCTGCTAATTTCTAGATTTGGACCTCTATGCTACACATCATTACATGTATAGTTGGTGTTTTGTGCAAAAGACAGATAAAACGAGTAATTTGTGCAGGTTAATTTTTTGATCCAGTGGAATCCTATAGGAATTTTAAAGTATTGTCATCATTATATGAATTTTGCTATGTGCACCTTTTGATTCATATGGCTGAATCcttagagaagaagaagagcaccagGGTGACAGCTCTTGATGCCTAGACGGCTCACCATTGTGGTACGTACTAGCTTTGTCACCCTCCCTATACGCACCTGAAATTAGTGATGATACTAGTGGATGATGCCGGTGGGGTTTACAAGCGGATCGATCATTCAGTGTGGGACGGTTGCACCCTGGCCGACTTTCTCATgcctttcttcctcttcatcgttggTGTCGCAATGGCCTTCGCCATGAAGGTTCTTAAGCATGCCACTTTGTGAAATCAAAATTCTTGTAGATAAGTAGATTTTGTTAATTGGTCGTCAGGACGAACATTTCTGCAAAGAGTTCCTAAAAAGCGTGAGGTTGTGAAGAAAGTCAGCATTAGAACACTGAAAATGCTCTTATGGGGCATACTACTGCAAGGTAATTGAAGTGATCTATGTGTAGACTAATTACATAGTAATTCAGTCTGCAAAAATGTTGCTTGAGTTCAAACAATCTTTGATACTGTTAAATTGGATATGTGACACCAATATAGACAGATACTCGCACGCTCCGTACGACCCCGCTTATGGAGTGAACATGAAGGTGATTAGATGGTGTGGCATCCTCCAGGTTCAGTTCATTTACCAATTTTTTCGAATGGGGGACTACCGACTGTGTGATTGATCCATCCTTGGAAACTGAATTTGACTCATTCTCTGAGGCATATGACTTCTACAACCTATGTTATTGGGAAATTGGATTTGGTATTAGGTATGGGCACAGGTTGAAGAATGTTGCAGCTGGCAGCAAGATAGTGCAGGAAATAATGTGTGGCTGTGGGGTGAGTGTTGCAATTGTAATAATGGATCTACCATTTTTTATGTTCAATACTAGGTGTTTTGGGTTCGGGCTTAACATGGTTTTATGCATGATAAATCATTTTCAGAGTAACCTCAGAGAAGTAACAACATATCAGTTTGTTGTGACTACCCTGCTCGCATTCTGCTCCGTAGAATAGATGGTCATGGATGATACATCAGTGACCAAAAGAGCAACCACAACCATAGTTTGTCTTAGACTTGTGCAGAGAAGAGGAACATGCCTTCACATAGGAATATTGATAAGTACACAAAATATTTTATTCGACACTTGAGGGAGAACAATGTAAACCTGAACAAGGTGTATTGTGTTATAGGCAGTTTCTTCGGAGCGCTTGGTAAGGTTCCCTTCAACAAGATATCCCTACGCACTCTTTGTGCTAAGATTAACCATGAACAATCTGACGATGATGTCATGAATACCATGAAAGTTTTTCGGGAAATGAGGGCACATGATCGAGATTTTATTGATAGTGTTCGTGTCGATGGTGATAGTCGAGTGAAGGCGTTGATGTGGATTGATGGTAGGAGCAAGATGCAATACAAGCACTTCAGAGATGTTATAACCTTTGATACAACATACCGGAcaaatatatatatgcatgccttTCGGCATGTTTGTTGGGGTAAACAACCACTTCCAAAGCATAGTACTTGGTGGTGTGTTGCTGCGTGATGAGACAATTGAGAGCTTCAAATGGGTCCTCACTGAGTTTGTATCTCTAATGGATGGGAAACCTCCTATGACAATCCTTACATGTATGGGGATAAATTCCATTTTTCTTGTCGTTGTTTGTGGTACTGGTACTGTCGATGttcataggactaatattgagttCATAGCACTACATCAGAAATAACGGATACTACACTCTCATAACATGCTTGTTTCTTTGCAGATCAATATCGTGCAGTGGAGGTAGCAATTGAAGATGTTCTTCCAGACACCACACATCACTGGTGCAAGTGGCATGTACTTGGGAAGGCAAAGGAATGCAGTGGCCCAGTATATTCCAAGAATAGTGGTTTTAGAGATGAGTTTCACAAAATTATGAACAAAATTCTAACTACACATGAGTTTGAGTGTGCTTGGGGTTTTCTGATTGAAAAATATAGTTTGCAAAATCACATGTTCTTCACTCAGATATAAGAGGTACACAGACGATGGGAGAAGCCGTATTTTAGTGGCAGGTTTTGTGCAATGCATACAAGCAGTCAACAGAGTGAGAGCGCGAACCATATACTCGAAGGCTATGTTCAACATGGCTCATCAATTGAACATGTTCGTTTAGCGATATGTTAAGGTATAGTTTGACCGCGAATCTTAAGAGAGTTTTCAGGAGAAGAGGACTAAATTGGTCAGTTTAGCATGTTTGTTGGTTTATGATTTTTATGAATAGATGGACTTTTGCCAACGAACCAAATTTTCCATTACATTTTCAGATGGTGCATGCAAGGTTTGTGCTACAAGTCGGGGCGCCAATTGAGCTAGGGAGTTGTTTAGTAAAATATTCTTTGAATCCAGTGCATACGTCATGGAAGTGGTGGTGCTTAAATTAAAATATATTGCAAGGCATGTGCAAAGTGAGAGAAGGGAGCACTAGTCGAAGTTTTCATTTGAGGGTAATGTTAGGGTCGATGGAGATGCAACTATGAGTGTGAACAATTTAACCGCACGGGCTTGCTTTGTTGCCATGCAGCCCATGCTTTACAGGTAAATCAAGACCTCGGTGTGCTTGTGTCATGTGCATGAATCCCTATATGAATACTGATGTTTTCTCTTATTATGAAGGTGATGATAAACTTAGGTGTTCAGGAGACCCCTAAGCATAATATCATGAAGCGTTGGACAAAGAATGCTACAGACATCTTGCCTGAACACATTGCGCACTATCATACGAACACTGGCCCTATTAGATATGAGACTTTTCGTCATTTGACTCTACATTTCAGCTATTGAGTTGGGGAAGGTGGGTGATGCCATTGTTCATAGCTACCATGTTCTGATGTCATTCTTTCTAGATACTAAGTCAAACCTTGCAGAGGTAAGTGTTAAGAGGGATGGTATGAGCTTGGATGAGAAGGAGTCCAATGCTGAAGCGACGGGATCAAGCATGACAATAGTGGATAACTGGATATGAGTCCAGAATTTGCGGACCATGTAGTTCACAAGTGATTGTATGAACGTGTGAAGCCTACAGATCGGAAGCGAAAGTTAGGCTGCCCAACTAACGCACGTGAGAAGCCAAGATATGAAGTCGGGGTTCAACGATCTGTCCGATGCATAGTCATTTGACAAGAAAACCTAGAAGGGAGACCACTTGCAGCAATTGTAGTCTCACTTGTCATTGGAAGACAAATTGTCAGTTCTAGGATGAGTTGGCTGGCATGAAAGAATTCTTGTGGAGTCGTTGAACTAGGTGGTGTGCTTGTCTTTAGCAAGATGTCCCTTGTTGGGCAAGATGTTAGTTTGTAATTTTACTAATTGTATGTAAAAACTGGAATTTAAAATTTTCTTAAGATTGATCTTGTGTAGCATGTCGATATACTTATCTTCTCGATCTTCGATGTTAGTGTTCACGTTGTAGCTTTTAATTTGACTCATTATTTTGGAcatagatttggtgcacatgggcacccGTGATACTTTTTTTTAAAAGtaattaaaaataatatttttaagttttagaaaaatctgaaaataaattatGATGTAGCTAGTATTGTCTCCCACAAACATGTAAACTTTCAAGTGAAAGTAATATGCATTTTGGGCTACACAAAAAAATGTGTAAATCTGAGTATAGCGATTCAACTCTTCAAAAAGGAATTCAGACTTTGTCATTTTTTTTCTTGTTCAGAAGACAAAACATTTGTAATTGAGATTTTGTACATTAGTGGGATACACCATCAGCTCCTTTTAGAATTTTATTACATAATTTCTTTTAACACATAAATATAATTGTAGAATTTTTTAATATGATAAGAGCACTGGTGCTCAGCATCTAAAATGAATTTTCACATTATTTCATCCAAATTGGAACTGAAGATATATTCTTCCTTGAAATCAGCTAGCATGTCAATGTGCTTCCTCACCGGCCCATCCTAAGCCGCTTCCGACAGTTTGCTGGCCCAGTAAAATAACCCTATCCTATACTGCTGTACTTCCCCTTCTTTGCTTCATTCCGGCCGCCGGCGCCGCATCTCCACTCGACTGATCCACTCCGTTCCGGCCATGGGTGCCTTGGCCAAGAAAATCATGGGTTGGTTTCCCTGCGTTCGCAATGGCGTCGCAAGTGCTGCCTTCggccacgacgacgacgacgacgacgacgacgaggaggaccgcATCAGCGCCCTCCCCGACGACCTCCTCCGCATCATCATCTCGCTCCTCCCCGTCAAGGACGCCGCCCGAACCGCGACCTTGGCTTCCAGGTGGCGCCATCTATGGCGCTCGACCCCGCTCCTCCTCAACGACAAGGACCTACTTCCCTCTGAGGTCACCCGCGTCCTCGCCGACCACCCGGGGCCCTTCAGCACGGTAGAAATCATCCGCTGCAGGTTCGCTTCCCACGAGCGTGCGCTCGCGGAGTGGGCTCGCCTACTCGCCTCCAAGGGCGTCCAGGACCTCGTCCTCGCCAACGGCATCGACCAACTCACCGTGGACGACCGCGTCCGGCCCCCCGTGGACATCCTCCGCTGCGCCTCGCTCCAGCGACTCTTCCTTGGTTTCTGCACGTTCCCTGACACCGCCGGCCTTCCCCGCGGCGCCGACATCTTTCCCCACCTCCACGACCTCGTCATGTGCATGATCACCATCAGCGACTGGGATCTCGACTACATTCTCGCCTGCTGTCCGGTTCTGAACCAGTTCGCCTTCGGACACAATACCCTGCCCAATCTTCTCCACCTCCGCGGCAAAAAACAACTCCAGTGCGTCACCCTCTGGAATTCCACGGCGGAAGAGGTTGCCGTGGTGGACGCCCCGCTCCTGGAGCGGCTCTTCTTGCTGGTTGAGCCTTGTGGATGTGATGGGAGTACTGTGATGCTCAAGATTGCTTCTGCACCTACCCTGCGGGTGCTCGGCTACTTGGAGCCAAGATTTCACAGGTTGCAGATAGGTGAAAATGTGATCAAGGTACGCATTACCTTCCTTCCATCAGTGTCTCAGTACATGGGATTGCAAGTGACGCGCGCGTATAGAGATGATTTATATGTATCTCTTACTCTTGTTTGTCCGTTGCAGCCTGGCACGATGCCGAGCCCAGCCACAGTGGTTCCAGGCATCAAAATATTGGCCTTTAAGGTCAATTTTGGTGTCCTGCAGGAGGTTGAGATGCTGGTGACCTTCCTCAGATGCTTTCCCAACATTGAAACACTGCACATCGAGGTGAAATCCTAGTTTATATCTCATGCAATCACCCATTCATATTACTAGGCGGAAGATTTCAGAAAACATGATCCAGTCTTTAACTGAAAAGTCATTTGCTGATATCATGTTTCAGTCTTTAACTGAACCCACCGGAAGGAACCATGCGGAGTTCTGGCAGGAGATCACTACAGTTGAATGCATCAAGTCACATGTCAAGAAGATGGTTGTCCATGAATATAGAGGGGATCAAAGCGAACTTGAATTCCTCAAGTTCATCTTCACAAGTGCGCAGGAGCTGCGGACTCTCTATGCTCTGGCAGATGATGAAACCTTCACTACGCTGGCCAAGACTACTGACATGACAAGCAAATTGGGTACTCTCTCACTTCTAGCATGGCGGCGTGACTGTAAGGTGATGCTGCTAGGCCCTAATTCTCGGAATGAGCTGACCATCCAGAAAGCATCTGATCTTACTGTCGACGACCCTTTTCACTGGTGAACCTGAGGCCGTCTATATATTGGCATGATCCAAAGCTTTTTGGTGTATCGCATAGTGTTCTACATGCCAAGTGTACTGTTCAGTTTCTAGGCAATTATATCTGCCTGTTCTTTTAGAAAGAACGTACATGAAGATATCAGTATCAACTACAAAGTGAGTATCTGggagtgtttttttttttttttttcgagggAAAAGGAATTTTATTAACTTTGGGTAGAATTACAATCAATGTCTAAAGCACCAGCCACTTCCTGGGGGAAATGACGGAGCCACACACGAGTCCATCCATGAGTTCTACCTAAATTCGCTAACAGATGACTAACATAGTTACTAGTACGATCAACCTTAGCGACTTGAACTTCCCTTTCCCCAATCATCTCCCTAATTACTTGAATTCTTGAAGCATACTTCGTCAGGTTCGGAGTGCCTTCCTTGATCAAAGTAATTGCTTCCACGCAGTCTGACTCGATCATAAACCTGCCAGTGGTAACTGTCATGGCCTGGGCAATACCCAATTCCATTGCTGCTATCTCTGCCTCTGTAGAGTCTATGCAATGTTGAAGCTGCCAACAAGCAGTGAGGATCACAGTTCCATCGTGGTCTTTGATTACTATACCTGCTCCAGCCGAATCATTGGCATAGGAGCCATCAACATTGAGTTTCAGTACACCCCTCGCTGGAGGCATCCACTTCTGCTTATTCTTCTTTTCTCCTCTACACATGTGTTTGTTAGGCTGGAACCCTGCCTGTGAGATCACCATCTTCCCCTTCTCTAAATCTGCCATGGGATGTTGCTTAATTAGCAAGAGTGAATCCAGGTAGCTCATTAAGAATCGTTTGGAGCCTTCAATCGACGGTAGAGCCTTGTCATGTGTAGTTTCATTATGTGCAAACCAGATTCTCCAGAGCACCATCAGTGTCATCACTCGCTGTTCTTCGGTGATTTGGTGCAACAACTGAAGCAGCCACTCCACCCCCGTATGGATCAGTAGGTTGTCGGCTGGCAGATTCCAAACCTCCCTCATCGCTAACCAGAGATTTCGAGCATGCTGACACCTGATGAATATATGGAAAGTGTCCTCTACTTCCTGGCCACAGATCAGGCATGTTGCTGGTGTTTCCATGCCGCGGCGTCGTTTGTTTTGTTGTGTAGCCAAGGCATTCTTTGCAATTTTCCAGCCAAGGTGCTTTACCTTCGGTGGTACTGGGCACTGCCATATTAGCTTCCAGTCTGGCCGGTGACCATCAGGCCTAGTGCTAGTCGCTTCTAATCCTTGTTGTAACATTTGGTTCTCTAGTGCCACTCTATATGCGCTTCGTACCGAGAAGGAGCCGCGCTTTTCTGGCTCCCACGCTAGGAAATCTTCATCATTTCTTCTAGATGGCTTAATTTTCAGAATTAGTGACACATCTTCAGGGAGGAAGTAGAGTTGCAGTCTAGGCACATTCCAGGTACCATCTGGATGGAGGAAGTCTGAAACCCATCGATATCTACATCTTCCTTTGACAGAAATAGGTTTGTAGTTTGGGGTTCCAGGTATCCAGGGGTCTCGCCATACACGGATGTTTGCACCATTGCCCACTCTCCATataacactgatacgtctccaacgtatcgataatttcttatgttccatgccacattattgatgttatctacatgttttatgcacactttatgtcatattcgtgcattttctggaactaacctattaacaagatgccgaagtgccgcttgtcatttctgctttttggtttcgtaaatcctagtaaggaaatattctcggaattggacgaaatcaaagcccaggggcctatttttccacgaagcttccagaagtccgaagacgagacgaagaggggccacggggtggccaaaccctagggcggcgcggccccccccccttggccgcgccggcctatggtgtgggccccgtgccgcctcttgacttgcccttccgcctacttaaagcctccgtgacgaaaccccgcatcgagagccacgatacggaaaaccttccagagacgccgccaacgccgatcccatctcgggggatccaggagatcgcctccggcaccctgccggagaggggaatcatctcccggaggactctacgccgccatggtcgcctccggtgtgatgtgtgagtagtctacccctggactatgggtccatagcagtagctagatggttgtcttctccccattgtgctatcattgtcggatcttgtgagctgcctaacatgatcaagatcatctatctgtaattctatatgttgcgtttgttgggatccgatgaatagagaatacttgttatgttgattatcaaagttatatctatgtgttgtttatgatcttgcatgctctccgttactagtagatgctccgccaagttgatgctagtaactccaagagggagtat
It includes:
- the LOC127294005 gene encoding F-box/FBD/LRR-repeat protein At1g13570 codes for the protein MGALAKKIMGWFPCVRNGVASAAFGHDDDDDDDDEEDRISALPDDLLRIIISLLPVKDAARTATLASRWRHLWRSTPLLLNDKDLLPSEVTRVLADHPGPFSTVEIIRCRFASHERALAEWARLLASKGVQDLVLANGIDQLTVDDRVRPPVDILRCASLQRLFLGFCTFPDTAGLPRGADIFPHLHDLVMCMITISDWDLDYILACCPVLNQFAFGHNTLPNLLHLRGKKQLQCVTLWNSTAEEVAVVDAPLLERLFLLVEPCGCDGSTVMLKIASAPTLRVLGYLEPRFHRLQIGENVIKPGTMPSPATVVPGIKILAFKVNFGVLQEVEMLVTFLRCFPNIETLHIESLTEPTGRNHAEFWQEITTVECIKSHVKKMVVHEYRGDQSELEFLKFIFTSAQELRTLYALADDETFTTLAKTTDMTSKLGTLSLLAWRRDCKVMLLGPNSRNELTIQKASDLTVDDPFHW
- the LOC139839139 gene encoding uncharacterized protein; amino-acid sequence: MREVWNLPADNLLIHTGVEWLLQLLHQITEEQRVMTLMVLWRIWFAHNETTHDKALPSIEGSKRFLMSYLDSLLLIKQHPMADLEKGKMVISQAGFQPNKHMCRGEKKNKQKWMPPARGVLKLNVDGSYANDSAGAGIVIKDHDGTVILTACWQLQHCIDSTEAEIAAMELGIAQAMTVTTGRFMIESDCVEAITLIKEGTPNLTKYASRIQVELMDGLVCGSVISPRKWLVL